TGACTTATGGCACAAACTGAGATATTTATGTCTTCTTGAATCATTGATACAGAAAACTAAGCCCGTATCTCTCCAAGATTTATTCTTCCTACTTTGTGAGCTCCCACTAGCTCCCACTGATTCTTGCATTCTCTAGAAACACATCATATCTTAAGAACTTAGTAAAACAATTATAACAGTAGAAACACAATCACTTGGACTTTGCTCCCACTGATTTCTGTGTTCTCTAGGAACATAATCCCTTGGATTTATCAGGGTGACATATGGATAGCTCATTTACTTAGAATCTCATTTCTTATCCTTAGCTAGACTGTACTTATGTCTTGCTGAGGTTTTACCCAGTAAAAACTTTTATGGTCAAATGTTCATCAATCAGCGTTGGCCAGAATGACAAAACATAAGCCATATAAGTCTCTAAAAACAAGCTCTATGAACTAGTCTAATCAGCGTTGGCCAGAATAAACTGGAACAGGAAATTTGGTGGACATGCAAACACTAATTAGCTTTGACCAGAAATAGTGAAAGCAAGCCATACTAAAATTAGAGACTAATATTGGGCTTAGAGACAAAAAATTTGAATAAAATTTATTTCTAGAGTCTCATGCTTTATAATCTTATTGAATAGAGCATCTCTCATGGCACTGGCATTCTCATGGCACtggcagcatatatatatatatatgaacatttaGTTGGCAACCTACGTACATTTTCAGGCTCACAATGAAACCGCAAGCCGGAATAAGCTGTATCATAACATTTGTTTTGTAACATGACGACTCACAACTTAATTATATGTACAAGgctctgtattctcaggtggtaaCCTGCATCCACAGTACACACAGATtcgaataaaaaaactaattcacATCACATCGCATTCTAGTCACCATGAATTTATTTGCAGTGTCCAACATCTGACTGCCTCACGACGACCCGCAGCGTAGTAATCGGCTCCATTGCTTCTTCTTCGGCCGTAGCGATGATAGCTCCAGCCTCCAAGGCTGCTTTTTGTCCATGCGGCACTCCACCTGCAGGCGAGGTCTTTTATGCATTCTATAATCGATAGTGCTAGAGACGTATGTAGTAATAATAATAGTCTTGGAgtagcatgcatactttattgttACTCCCTCTGTTGTTCCACGATGAATTCCCTTCAAACTTGCTCCACTTTGTCCAATAACACCTCCTCTGTTTCACCCCCTGAAACGGACCGTCTAGTTAAGTAACCAGATATTCCAATAGCAAGAAAGGTGCTCAGTATATGCAACATATAAAGCAAGCAGTGTTGTGTTAATTTACCTGAAGCGTCGGCAGAGGGGCTGATGTTTGTCTTGAAGCTGAAAGGATCTCTCGTGTACTTCACGTACCACTTCCTTCGAATGTTGTTGTCCTTATCATCTGCATATACCTTGACCTGCTTGATATGGCTAAACTTGTCCCACTCAGGGCTGGATTTCCCTTTACCTATGGAAGCCAGCAGCGGGACGTCGCACTCTACATGCAAATCCCTTGGGTTTACGTCCTTCAAGTATCCAGGGAGTGTTTCCATGTCGTAGTCCTCCAGTGCGAGTCTATGAAGTGCAGGCAAACCCTCCAATAGCTTCAACTCTGGGCATCTTATGATCACGAGGTTCTGCAAATTTGGCAGATTGCTGATCCTCTCTAGTCCATGACATCTACTCACCTCAATTTTCAAATCAGAACCAAAGTTTTCCAAAGCGCTTGGGTGCTCATGATGGTGTGGTAGTAAGAACTCTGGCCCAACATGCTTGATGGCTGGGGCACTTATAATCTGTAGGAACTCCAAGCTGGGGAGCTGTAATAAGCTGTCAGGTAGCTCTATGCAATAAAGCAAGTCTTCCATCGTTAGAATCCTCAAGAATCCAAGGGACACAATTGCTGTCGACGTCATCCACCGTGGAAGTCGTTGACCAAAGTACCCTTCGATTTCTAGAGTTTCTAAGCAAGGTGGAGGGCAGAGCTCATCAAACACCTTCTCGATGTGTTGCTGCTCTTCCTCAAGACTCGTGAGGTGTAAGCACAGATAGCTGAGGTGCACCTTTTCACCAAGCATAACCTTTATAGCAAATGTGGAATAAGATACATTCTCCAGGCCACAAATATCAAGACTCGTGAGCCGGTTAAGAGGTCCTAATTCTTCCAAACTACACCAATCACCCTCCACATGGGCTGGAAACCCCTTCAATACCCTCAAATTAGTTAGGCTGCCGAAACCCCTGGGTATATTGTTTATACCTGAGTATTCAAGGCTTAGATACCTCAGCTGCCGTAACTCTCCAATGCCACGAGGAAGCTTCACCAAACTTTTACAATTAGAAAGGTCAATGCACTGCAAGAATTTCATCTTGGCTATTTTTTTTGGCAGCCTAGATGTGTTAGTGCCATCTAGGCACaaatacctcaagtgtttgagttGGGCCAAAGATTCAGACAAAGCATCAAAATTTCCATCTTCTATATGTAGGGTCCGCAACCAAGGAAAAGATGACAGTGAATCACCTGGGTTGATCTTTGTTTCCCCAACTAAAAAAAGTGTTCGCAGTGATATATGTGCTTGTAGAGAACTCCACTCTAGCTCATTTGACTCTGATTCTTTGGATTTTAGTGATAACCGAATAACATTTTGTGGGTTAATGTTATTGGTATGGCCAGGCTCAGTTTTGTGAGCTATCAATGCTTCATCTCTAGTCAAATACTGAGCGAACGAGCGAACAACATCCTGCATATTGcaaactatctggtctatgtacCGTTGATCAGGCTCTAGAAGGTTCCTAGCTATTAACTGGTCATAGTACTCTTTTCCTAACACTTCCAAATCCTGTGAGTTTCCATGAACAAATCCTTCACTAATCCACATGGCAACAATACGGTCATCCCTGAACACCGTGTTCTTTGGGAGGAGGGCGTAGTGCAGAAAGCAAGACTTCAACTCAGGGTTCAGATCTTGATAGCTCAGGTATACTGCATAGTTTAGCTGTTCAGGCATTTGAGATACTGACCATGTAGAATCATTAAGGACCTTTTTCCAATCGCTTCGCCTTATCATTTTCTGGCGGAGGAGGCCTCCTATTACTTTGACTGCGAGAGGCAAACCATCACATTCTGCTATAATCGACATTCCAATGTCCTTCAGTGTATCAACCTTTTGTTCATCATTATTTTCATTTCCGACCACCTGCAAGCAGCTAATTAAGCCAGTTAATTATGTGGAATATGGAGATATATATACATTTCGTCCTAATCGGAGGCAAAATCGAGTGCTCGTAAATGATTCTGTGTGCAGAGGCAAAATCACGTACGACGTTCTAAGCATATGACCGATGTACCACTTCCGTGCACCTATAGCACTATGGTGCAACTAGGTGACGTCTGTGCACAAAAGTAGTTCTGTCAGCAGTCACTCTATAATTACCAGCTCTTGTATTTTATAGTCACTGTATTATGTACCATAGTCACTCCAGTATTTATTGTAGcttttaataattataattttaTTTTACTAAAATGGAATGAACTGTCCTCTAAGCCCTGCACTGTGGCACTAAAGATATTGAATTTTCTACATCAAAAAATTTTGCAGTAATATTATTTTGTATAAATATAGAATAATTAAAATTAAATTACTAGCATTGATATGACATAATATTTTTTGTCAAAATttataaacttatttaaattaaagggcgtacccagtgcagagataAATGTAATTAACAAAAAATTGTTAGTATCATTATTTATTTGTGGTTTGTTATGGAAGATTTTTAGCTCTTGATTAATTATTAAATAAAGAGTAAATTTCACTAGTGGTCCTTGAGCTTATCCTAAGTTCTCATCCAGGTTCTAGTACTTTTAAATTGCACACTCAACTCCCTAAATTTGTCATGAGTTCTAATCCTAGTCCTAGTATATGCAGATTGCACATTTAGCTCTCTAAACTTGTTCTGAATTCTCATCTCGGTCTTGGTACTTGCAAATTCCACACTcaaggttcctaaaattgtattATTATACTATTATGGTCCATTCACCCTATAACATTGTCCCCACCTCCGTCACACCACACATGCTTGCCTTACTACCCTCCACCTGCCTATGTTGCATCACTGGGGGTTGTGGGCCAACACAGATGGCAGTATGTGCAAACGTCACATGTATCTATTTTAAAATGTTTTTATTATATTTCTTTCAACGATTTCAAAGACCAAGGTGAGCATCACCGTCCAGTTTCACTACGAAATCGCAAAACTGACGGTGATGGCGGTTTCTAAACTGGTGGGGATaatgtttctgtagtagtgtcttCAAAGTAGTTTGTAGCCTAGATTCATAATATTAGTGCTAAAATAAATAACCATCTAGGTTAATTTGCATATCCGTGTGCATAAGAAACCTAATAAAAACAACTGAAAatgcatactccctccgtcccgatATGTTAGTCGTTTTGGCTCTGTACTTGTGCAGCAAACAAGTATCTGAACCTAGACATGAAGGATGTACAGGTGCATTAAATATTGTATGAATCTGGACATATACTAGCACTCCTAGAACGACACACAAtgggggacagagggagtagatgTTATAAATTATAAATATTACATAGGGGCACTTTGTTCTTGAGCCAATTTAAGCTCAGTCAGTAATAACAAATGGTGATGATAACGATTATAATTGTTAGAACATTCTGGATGGCCAAAGAATTCCTTGCATGCATATATTTGTTTCCATAAATAAACTACCCTCAACTAACGTTTACAATTAAATGGAAGTTACAACAAATCTTAAAGgttttgtagataacttactagccCAAATGTGCATCAGGCAGTAGTGTCGTGCTAAACAAATTTGTTTCTGAAGAAAAGCTACCACAATAGAAGGTGAAGCTTAGGGGCATGGCATGTACAGACCGACTAGCTAGATAGACTATGAAGCAAATGTACAAGACT
This sequence is a window from Miscanthus floridulus cultivar M001 chromosome 10, ASM1932011v1, whole genome shotgun sequence. Protein-coding genes within it:
- the LOC136487838 gene encoding putative disease resistance protein RGA1, which translates into the protein MAVVLDALASYLQHMLLEMAKEEVHMLLGVPNEIKKMDIKLRDLKRFIADADKRNISDESVQSWVRELRNAMYDATNILDLCQLKAMERGPSKDMGCFNPLLFCLRNPLYAHDIGNRIKNLNERLDDIEKRSKTFNFINLASYEDDKKKVESSLRARRETTGEDELGVVGDKIEEDTRNLVNLLTKKEKNIHEHKKVMVYAIVGVGGIGKTTLAKKIFNHDFIKLEFKKRLWLSVNQEFNESDLLESAIIEARGDHQAARNPKAALEQILKEALEGCKTLLVMDDVWDHHAWEKVLKPPLIKSLARGSRVLVTTRQDAVARGMMAEVPYHHVDKLEQEDAWSLLKKQVVGNENNDEQKVDTLKDIGMSIIAECDGLPLAVKVIGGLLRQKMIRRSDWKKVLNDSTWSVSQMPEQLNYAVYLSYQDLNPELKSCFLHYALLPKNTVFRDDRIVAMWISEGFVHGNSQDLEVLGKEYYDQLIARNLLEPDQRYIDQIVCNMQDVVRSFAQYLTRDEALIAHKTEPGHTNNINPQNVIRLSLKSKESESNELEWSSLQAHISLRTLFLVGETKINPGDSLSSFPWLRTLHIEDGNFDALSESLAQLKHLRYLCLDGTNTSRLPKKIAKMKFLQCIDLSNCKSLVKLPRGIGELRQLRYLSLEYSGINNIPRGFGSLTNLRVLKGFPAHVEGDWCSLEELGPLNRLTSLDICGLENVSYSTFAIKVMLGEKVHLSYLCLHLTSLEEEQQHIEKVFDELCPPPCLETLEIEGYFGQRLPRWMTSTAIVSLGFLRILTMEDLLYCIELPDSLLQLPSLEFLQIISAPAIKHVGPEFLLPHHHEHPSALENFGSDLKIEVSRCHGLERISNLPNLQNLVIIRCPELKLLEGLPALHRLALEDYDMETLPGYLKDVNPRDLHVECDVPLLASIGKGKSSPEWDKFSHIKQVKVYADDKDNNIRRKWYVKYTRDPFSFKTNISPSADASGGETEEVLLDKVEQV